Within Phaeodactylum tricornutum CCAP 1055/1 chromosome 26, whole genome shotgun sequence, the genomic segment AAAGGTCAGGTTCAATGTTTTGGGCGCCAATGCTCATCAAGTAGTTGACAGTATCCGCCCCAACGCTCAGAAAATCTAAAGCTAGGTTCAACGCGCTAGCGCCTTCCCCTTTCTTTCCGACCCGAGCATCTTTGTTGGCACCATGCTTAATCAAAAGCTCAACAGCCTCCTTGTTATCGGCTCGTACAGCTTCGTGGAGAGGCTGCCATCCATTCTCATCCTTGGCATGCAGTGCCCTGCGGTTTGTTTGTGCAAGCTTAGACAATCGAGCAAGGTCTCCAATAGCCGCAGCGCGATGACCCTCCGGGGAAGTTATTTGCTGAATTGGAGCAGACGGCAATGGCTTGCTCCATCCATGTGGATTCTTCCTTGCCCAGTTGTCGCTTTCGGGAGAACCGGCAAGAAGGTAGGGAGGGAGGATGTCGTCGAGTTCGTCCAAATATTCCAAAGACGTGTCGCCTAACTTTCGTCCGGTCGGTTCGAAATGGATGAAGATATTTGCATAGAACCGACCtttcaaaggaaaaggacgaccATGCATTAAGGATCCGGATTCATACAGGACAAGGTCACCTGGTTGCATGGTAATGTTAACGGCTCGGTCGTGTCGGTCATATACCTCAAGAGGCCAATCTTCATCAACATCTTGGTCCACATTGATGATACAGGAGCTAACCAATGGCAGGCGGTCTACGTGCGGGCTTAGGATGGCACCCTCAGTGTATGCACGGATACCGTACATACTGATTGGCTTTTGTTCCATACCAGTCCATGCTTCAACAACAGGTTTGACAGCATCCCAAACGGCCTTTTTCAATGCATATCCACCTCCGCGAGTATTGGTGTCTTCCACGGCCGACATATATGTTGGGCTTTCCCAATGGTTCACGTAAATGCTTCCGGCAGGCCAGATCTCTTCACGATCGTACAATCCATCTCGATTTCGCTTCCAGTGAGCATTTAGAAGGTCCATCACGCTATTTGGGGCGCGTATCTTTTTGAAGCCCGTCTCCGTATAgttctttttgttgacaaagcGTAAAAAACTCATGGTGAGATGAGATTTCGTGGAAAGCTCATGAGGAGTACGATCGTCCACTGTTAACAATAAATCCAGGACCCAAGATTGTGGTGGATTGACTTACCACCATTGATTGAGGTTGTCGCAAACTCATCTCGATCCGATCGTCTTCAGTTGAGTCACAGCGAGATGCTCTCGTACTATAGCGCTTTCTGCAACCTTCCATAAAATCTTCGTAGATTTGCTTCCGGTCGCCGAGAAGATTTCCGCAGTTGAACTCTTTGCTGTGGATGGGGAAAGAACAGTCGACGCCATAATCA encodes:
- a CDS encoding predicted protein (Gene of unknown function, contains an ankyrin repeat near the c-terminus. There is a reliable signal peptide predicted and the gene is highly expressed under conditions of nitrogen limitation.; Pt_51089, Ankyrin repeat containing gene of unknownn function), whose translation is MTAIRFVGSALFLTAFLAVCAHSQADYGVDCSFPIHSKEFNCGNLLGDRKQIYEDFMEGCRKRYSTRASRCDSTEDDRIEMSLRQPQSMVNYTETGFKKIRAPNSVMDLLNAHWKRNRDGLYDREEIWPAGSIYVNHWESPTYMSAVEDTNTRGGGYALKKAVWDAVKPVVEAWTGMEQKPISMYGIRAYTEGAILSPHVDRLPLVSSCIINVDQDVDEDWPLEVYDRHDRAVNITMQPGDLVLYESGSLMHGRPFPLKGRFYANIFIHFEPTGRKLGDTSLEYLDELDDILPPYLLAGSPESDNWARKNPHGWSKPLPSAPIQQITSPEGHRAAAIGDLARLSKLAQTNRRALHAKDENGWQPLHEAVRADNKEAVELLIKHGANKDARVGKKGEGASALNLALDFLSVGADTVNYLMSIGAQNIEPDL